In Glycine max cultivar Williams 82 chromosome 15, Glycine_max_v4.0, whole genome shotgun sequence, the DNA window AGTCAGTTACCACTCCCCTAGCACAACACTTTAAGCTATCTAAGGAACAAGAACCAAAGTCTGGTGAAGATATAACCTAATTGCAAAAAATGACATATGCTAGTACTGTTGGAAGTATCATGTACTCCATGGTGTGTTGTAGGCCAGATCTATCATACTCTATGAGTGTGGTAAGTAGATTTATGGCAAATCTAGGCAAGAGGCATTAGGAGGCTGCTAAATGGGTTTTGAGGTACATATTTGGGACCATTGATGTTGGACTGAAGTACGCTAATCGAGGTGAAGTTCCTATTACTGAAAGGTTTGTGGATTTTGATTTTGCTGGGAGCATTGATACAAGGAAGTCCACTATTGGCTATGCTTTCAAGGTGTTTGGAAACTTAGTTGGAGGGCTAATTTGCAGTCAGTAGTGGCCTTATCCACTACTGAAGCTGAAGACATAGCAGCTAGTGAAGTTGTAAAGGAAGTAATGTGGTTAAGAGGCTTAGTTTCAGAACTACTCCAAATGAAAGAGCTGAAAACCACTATAATTCACTGTAACAATCAAAGTGCAGTGAGTTTAAGCAAAAACCAAGTGTATCATGACAGAATAAAGCATGTGGATGTCAAGTATTACTTCATCCGAGATATGATCAAGAGTGAAGCAGTTGATATTGACAAGATATCTACAAATGAGAATGTTGCAGGCATGCTCACAAAGACTTTACCCTATGAGAAGTTCAACTATTGTTTATGGTTGTTGAATATGAATATTACTGATTCTAACTAAGCATTAGACCAAGGTGAAGATTGTTGTATGTGGTCTAATATTAGTTGGTTAGTTAGGGGGACTAGTTGACAGTCTTAGatagttattttttctgttattttgttaataacaGAATGCATGTTATCATATGTATATCAGCTCTGATTTtctgataataaaataacacatcTCCATtttgtccattttttttttgttttcacaacaaaTTCATCTTCTTTATTCATAACAATTTTGAAGGTTTATGAGACATGCAAAGATTGGAACACTAAGATTGCATCTCATTTGAAGCACCAACTGTACTAGAAAGTTGCAACTAAAGAGGGAATGTGAAGGAAAAATTACTTTCATACTGAATTTCAAGCCTTTGGACTCCCATTTCCAATATAGAGGAGATCCATGCACTGACTTGGGATGACTCATAATGAAAACATGTTAAACAAAGAGAGAAACTTTGGATGCTTAAATTGGCAAGGTGAAGAAGCATTGTGTTCACCAAATGCTCATATTGTTTCTTTTGCATCTTCTTTAGTACACGATCATTCAATTTTAGATTGGTGATGGATGTCCAAACATTGATCCACCTCGTTGATAACACACTAGTTTGGACTGCCTCCATAGTTGGAAGGAAAGACAAGATGTGACCAAGAATGCTGTCATGTATTTGGCTTATTATGTTTATTGCTCCATACTTGAGTTGTTTTATTGTACCATCCATGGTTGCAGCATTTGAATCCATGACTACGTACAAAGAACCTAGTACACAATTTGTGACAATGTTAAGCAATTTAAGTTGGAATAAAACAAATCTCTATTATATGTATAGCATCATAAATCAAGCATGCAAGTGCAACATTTTATTGGGAGACTAAAATATACAATGTAAAGTATTGAAGTAACAAGTATGAAGGGCATGTCTGAAAATATAAACTTGAGAGGTTAAGAGAGTTACACAGTTTCTGGGTTGATAAATTTGACTATACAACTCTTACGTGATTTTGGTAGCTAACATCAACTATCCACACAtcaatatatatagttaaagGAAATAAAGTGCgccttaattttttaaccaagtaaaaaaaaaaacaaattgtttcTTGTAAAACCCAAACACTACTACAAATAAGGCTTTCTACATTAGTTATTTGAGTCATTCTACATCAGTTTTCAATCGTCGTCATAACAAACATCGTAAAAAGGGGAAGCTTTTTCTACGATGGTCAGGaacgaccgtcttagaatgctgAACATTCTACATCAGTCATctcagaaccgatgtagaatgcattgcattctaagacggtctttGACACGTGACCATCTTAGAATGGTTAGCCTTCTACAGCAGTCGTctcagaaccgatgtagaatgcctttttattttttaattcgagctacacttattttttttttttacagaattgaAAGCTACGTTCTTCAAATGCCTGCAATAAACACGGTGGGAATCTTAATACTTCACAACAATAGCAAAATACAATgagcattaaaaaatatagtagtTCATCAACTAAACTACAACTCTACAAGTATTGAACAACAATAGCTATAACAAGTGAACAAACAATGCTAAAAGCAggacaagaaaagaaaataggggAATAATAACACAAGAATTGCAACAAATCTTCAAACTGCATAAACAAGGATAATAAGATCACCAACAATTGTGATCCACAAAAACAAAGGACAGAAGATTCAAACAGAGAAACAGGATAACAAAATATTCCAAGCAGGCTTCAGAAACAAAGACATATCTTATGATACATTacccttattttttgttttactccCCAAGGTACCTAAATTGGATAGTTGCATAAACCCTTTTTAGTATTGTCAGGCATAGGCACGCTACTTGCCACTTTAGAAGTAgctgaaacaaatattttttttgaactttttcattatcatttttatttggataaacaaattatatacaTTAATTAGGCAACCAGACGTCTtcaatttcattctaaaatagaaagaaatggGTGATCAGgaaaaacaaatattcacattattattagaaaaaagaaactaaaagttaaaaaaaatgaatattaaaagcggtttttttttcaaggatcCTAGTTTTCTAATCCTATGTAAAAACACATTGGTATCTATCTCACAAAAAGACTACTAAcataaatttactttttaaattgttGTCACCCCAACATTTCTAGCCACTTCCCTCACAATGGCATGCAACAATCATGGGGTGATGACTGACCTATCTCAAGATGAATagcataagtattttttattcaaatcaatAACACTTtacacaagaaaaaataatgaaaaattaaattattgatatgTCTATGGCTTATTATCATAAAGGATTCAAAATGAATGGATTGGAATTATATGAATGCATGTAGCAGCCCCCAAAATGTTAGAAGAGAAACGATtgttagtaaataaaaaattcagcaAAGGTTAGACTCTCATATTATCATGAATATGGGTGCTCAATTCCATATGGAGTGTCCAAAAGCTACTGGCCTAAATGACATGAATAAGCGCAGGCCCCAAAAGACTTTGGTACATACCCACTAACCATTACTTCAAAAAGCTTTGTTACTGCAAACACAAGTTGTGCACACATCGAAAACAAAGGTGAGAGGAAAATATGGAAGTGAATATGAATCTTGGAatatctttgtttatttgtgttGTCAGGAAATAATTATAGGTTTGAGCAAGGTcagggataaaataaaatatattcaatttgatgaaaatgtaagtcaaaatatcattatttggTTTGGATCTCACTGCAACTCCAGGTCCATCTGTATGTACCCTAAGACAATTCCATCACTATGGGTCTATGGCCACGTCTAGCACCATTTGCACATGTCCTCGTAGTTAATCAAATGCGTCTTGGATAAACACTTTCAATTCTTCACTCATTTTCTGCAAAAATTAACTTGGGCTTATAGTGCTTTTACAAGAAAATTTCCTCCAAGGTCAACATCATGAAAGTACACCAGAATCACCCCAATTTTATAAGGAAGTTTTTTTTAACgaagaaaaaattaaggaaaattttaaaaaacattttaaagagtttttcttttgcatttctTTATTGCAAAACTTAAGACTTAATAATACACTATTcaagaaatattaatttttaagagtttttcttttgcatATCCCACAAGTTTTTTTAGGTGAGAAGTCAAGTTTGATCACCTTAACTTCTATGtgtaattttgaattattttatttttcatgttaagAAGTTAAGTATAGAAAACTTGACTTCTAAatgtataaacaaaaaatatttgcaaAATTACATACATAAGTTGAAGTCATACTTCTcacttaaaagaaagaaaaaaaactcatgACACATGCACCCATAATTGAAAAACAGTgacatttggaaaaataatattcaaacctattacaatttcaaaaaaaaagtcaaacaaGTATGCTGAAATAAAgatcaataacaaaaaaatcacatacaaaaacaaaaaataatttacacattAACCCCAAACCTAATACCACCCGTAGTCTAATTATCCAATCTCAAATCAAGTAGCAAGAAATGGAGTGGAGACTTCGTACATACCATCATATTCAAGCTAAATGCAAATACCTATTAttccaaatatgcatgaaaCAAACATGACTCTGCCCAACTGCAATGAATGGAatacaaatcaaaattcaaaacaaatctCAAATACAAATCAAACCCACAAATCAAGatgaaaaccatttttttacCGCCCTTATCACTAGTACAAGGCACTATAAGCTCATATATTCAATCCATGCTTAGCCTGTTTGcgtaacaattaattaatgcagtcttatctttatatttaatataaaaaatactaaaaaacgtaaaaaaaaaaaaaaaaagtaaaaactgtTACGTATTTACTGATATTCTTTAGTtcctttattctatttttttgtagtcTCTTGAGAAAATGAGTATCTTTAGAAATATGGCTTGACAAGTGTTTCAAGCTTGATTAAAGAAAACTAATAACAGtatctaaaacatattttttgtgtTACTTGTATCAGACTAAAGCAAAAGTGTTGGCACAGGTAATaggtaaaatataataattattaattagggGCAGCAAATGCAATTGAAACCAACATCATGTGTCAATAATCTAATTTCACAAGAAACTcgacaaacaaaaataataagcaTTGTCCTTGTAAGTTGTAAGCAACTAAAATACATGTACTGCTGGGACTGAGGTGCATCTCTATTTAATAACATCTTCCCCACCTTTAACATGTGACTCACTGTATAAaataggcaatcatgaaataGATTGGAACAATAGAAATTTGAACATATGCATACATAAATCTTATATTCCGAAGTGACAACAACTATCAGTTTCTTTACCCAAATAATAGTCGTCAGTTTTCCTCTGAAGATATTTAACAGTAGGAATGTGCACCACAGGAACAACCAAGTAATGCCTAAAAGTTTCCAGGTTCAGATTGGTCATCTCAATTTAATGTCAAAATATATAGAAACAATTGAAAAATTAGTCAATCGTGAAATTAGCAAATTGAAATTGTGCATTCCACTAATTCAGGTTCCAAATTAAGATTGAAATGATATTGTATTTTGTGAGTACCTGAAaggggggagagagagagagatcttAATAAGATTCCCGTTATAGTTCTTGGCGTTCTCGAGGTTCACACTGGTTTCGTCCAGATCCCCTTTGGAAGGCGAACTGGTTTCTGAAATGTGAACTGGCAACTTCCTGTAGGCCAAGGAGTCCAACGCGGAATACACCGCATCGATCTGCGTGAAAAGCATGTTATCATAGTGGAGGTTACTGGAGGGGTCCACCATCCCCTTGTTGGGTTGGAAGAGAACGTGGTCCAACGGAACCTGCTTCGGGTCCACCATCCCCTGGCCGTCGTACACGTCGACAAAGTTGCCGAAGCCGTCGGACTCGATCTGGCTCTGGTCCTCGAGGACCTAATTTGCCTAGACGACGACCATGGAGAAATAGTTGGCGGCGAACTTTTCGATGTCGTAGTACCAGAGGAGGTCGTCCTTGCATTCTCTTCCGACAATGGTAGCATTATCGGCGTCGTCACCGTGCCCAAATGGCTTCCAACAGCGCGCGATGAGGCTAATTGAACCTCTTTTTTTCCACTTAATAATAAGCCCTTGTTGCTCGCTCGAAAATCTTTCACACCCGATATCAGTTGCAACTTCTACAAATCCTCGCTCGAAAATGAGGAGTGAGGGTGAAAGTGTTGGTGCACTAGAACGAGTGTACTTATTGACCTTCACTGACACCTCTGTGGGGGTCTCCACAACGATGGAGGCGTGAAGAGAGACATAGAGCAAGGAATTTAGGGTTGCGGGAGGAATTTAGGGTTTTCTGAAACTGATGgagagagattaaaaaaaaggagtgAAAGAGAGCCTATTCGCATTCCTAAAGATACTGTAGTCTCACATCCTACATCGGTTCTTCGATAACCGATCTCATAATGTGCTTTCAAAGATGTTTTTAATAAGATCgtctttaaaattttgtagttatttataaaaatatcactgTTTTACTTACAACATCCGTTTTGTTAGAACTATCGTAAAACCTGGTTGTAGAATGCatcttttctagtagtgaaaagattccaaaaaaaaaaacatgaatatcGGATTGGCAATCGTACCCAAGTGGTTGCATTTgggttatttttataatgtgttgtaGAAACAGAGTGGATAAGAATGAGATTAACAGAATCGTTACGCAGATTCGAAAATGGGGGAAAGTAAAAGGCCACAATTTCCATGTGATATAAATTCAGTgtaatctaatatttttttataccctGGTTAAAGTCGTTATGCAGGGGTGAATGTTAGTTAGTGCATGGATCCAGAAAATTTATTAAGTAGGgataagaaaataattcataatattttcataaaaaaatatttaatgtttttataaaatacataatcttaagaattattatttttttcaaaatgttcaagtttCTATAAATTTATCTTCTAGACATATTAATTTACTctgtcttttatcttttataattttttaccttcattttaaaaaataactattttgtgAGAGCAATGCCTATTCTTTTAGgggggtaattttttttattaaaaatctttaagtaaaacaaaaaaatatatttgtgaagGCAATTGCCCACATAGTGTTGAGTGAATCCgccacttaattaaaaaaaattgatttctttttccAATATTATACTTTcccatgaaaaaaaatcaacatacaTAAAGAACATTTGTTTGATAAGAAGACTTTATTTAACGTTAGTTAGTATTAGCTCtttttataattactattttttataagtataagttatttttaaaaactttttttatttaatttaattataatttaatctttaatctttaattatttatttattagtctttATATAAGTCACATATCTTCTctaacattaattctaacaaacACAGAATACATGGGAATTGAAAGGACAATACTAAAGTCATATATGTACGAGGGGTAGGCAAGATTATGAAATTCATAAAGATATATCTTCACCAAGTTCCTCTAGACACAAGAGTAAATTCCTTCTTCTAAATAATGTCTTAAACAAGCCATTGACTTTCTTTAGGCTTTTTTTTCACCACCATCTCTTGCAAGATATTAAAAACATGTGTTTCCTCCTTTAATTTGTATGTGAACCACTCTTTTCCAAGTCAAGTTTAAGGATCTAATTTCTAGatgtgtttctttctttctatgatTGTTTTACTTTATATCCTTGTAAAATTTAATAGGTCTATGCTAAAGTTTATCTATGTTTGAAGGCCTAGTAAAGTGCAAGTAAGGAAAGACTAGTCACTGATATTCCACTCGGGGAAAGGCTGGaatcaagaaacaaaataacCCCAAAGGAAGTGTAACACCATAATTCTTCTTGTTGAGAAGcgaaataaaatactttttgttGAGAAGGATTGTAacaccataatttttttaatttgtgattAAGTGATtggcaataattaaaaattttaattaaattttcacataattaaaaaataaaataaaatttcatttatgtgaaaatttaattaagtaatATGCTATTTTGAGAAAGATAAGCGAAATTTTGAGAACAAAATTCTTCTTGTTGAGAAGGATTGTAacaccataattttttttaatttgtgattAAGTGATtggcaataattaaaaattttaattaaattttcacataattaaaaaataaaataaaatttcattcatgtgaaaatttaattaagtaatATGCTATTTTTTGCATGAGTTTAAATAGAGATTATTGCTGGAAGCAAGACTGTGTTGCAAACTAGAATTATAAGACTTTGTAAGCAAATGGTTAAATTGCCtgagaaattaattataattaatagaaaccaattataatttttttactggaaAATCAATTATAGTTAGGCCTGAGAGAAATTCTGAAAATTCTCAAGgcattgattaaaataatttttattttaatacgaAATCCACCGCTTAACAAACAAAACTTCCCTAAAGCGGATAAGATTTTATCTGTCACTACgagaataattttttagctATGCTAATCAcaatttaattactcattttctacttaaattcatatttatttgaattaaaccCTACCTGACCAAATATGgcaacaaaatttcaaaatatcctATCCATAATTGGGTGCTTTTTAGGCTTAGATCACAAGTTACTACAAGTCATGGAGAAAGCCTTGAGGTGACGCTTGATCATTTtctgtctttatttttaataaaaataaaaaatagatataaatatgtttatttaaaatttagagaatgttttgaatgaaaatattttcagtttaaagctcaatttttataaattaatttttaaaatatttaattatttgtgtgataaatcttataaaaaaatttaattaaataaaatttaaatttaaatttttattattcatggttaaaattaattatttttattctcactCAAGAGAATTATTTTTACATCATATATCATCTATATGTATAAAACTTTTacatttgtatataaaaaacacattattattattattttaaattaaatgcacaatatattttatcaaattcatcatgaaaaatgattaaatcaaacacatttttaacgtttttatttttgaaaaatagaaaataatcccattttctaaatcttaaaaatgtgaaatgaaaaaaatgaaaagtaaaacaaaCATATCTTGAAATCAGGGTCACCTTTATTTGTGAATCTATGACACCACACCTTTTACCTATGGTTATTAACGACACCTCCTCTTCAGCAACTGTTAACATTAGATAATTGTATCATGACAAAGTCGGAACACTTTGGAAAAGAGAGTATTTGCTCCTTGACCTTTTCCATGTCAGTATCTGAATACCGCAGCCAAAAAGCAGTATATATAGTCATTTTCTCCAAGACTTTTGCATTTGCCATCACAAATTTCAGCAAAAGAAGCTCATGCTCATGCACATTAAATTCTTTGAACTGAAAAACTCTGAGGCTAGACTGAAAGCACTGAGGCACTGATGCAGAAGTCAAAACATCTTTATTTAATTCAGATACCCCCTGAAACATTTTTTAGAGTGTGTAAAATCAGTCATCCACCACGTAGTATATGCCAAAAAGACACAATTAACAAGCACTTAGAATTTCTGTGAACCAAAATCAAGAGTTCAAaacttacattttttaaaacaagagt includes these proteins:
- the LOC100788352 gene encoding uncharacterized protein isoform X1 gives rise to the protein MVDPKQVPLDHVLFQPNKGMVDPSSNLHYDNMLFTQIDAVYSALDSLAYRKLPVHISETSSPSKGDLDETSVNLENAKNYNGNLIKISLSLPPFRHYLVVPVVHIPTVKYLQRKTDDYYLGSLYVVMDSNAATMDGTIKQLKYGAINIISQIHDSILGHILSFLPTMEAVQTSVLSTRWINVWTSITNLKLNDRVLKKMQKKQYEHLVNTMLLHLANLSIQSFSLCLTCFHYESSQVSAWISSILEMGVQRLEIQYESNFSFTFPL
- the LOC100788352 gene encoding uncharacterized protein isoform X2; the protein is MVDPKQVPLDHVLFQPNKGMVDPSSNLHYDNMLFTQIDAVYSALDSLAYRKLPVHISETSSPSKGDLDETSVNLENAKNYNGNLIKISLSLPPFRHYLVVPVVHIPTVKYLQRKTDDYYLGSLYVVMDSNAATMDGTIKQLKYGAINIISQIHDSILGHILSFLPTMEAVQTSVLSTRWINVWTSITNLKLNDRVLKKMQKKQYEHLVNTMLLHLANLSIQSFSLCLTCFHYESSQVSAWISSILEMGVQRLEIQYESFSACC